GTACACTTTATAGAGTTAGCATCAAACGAAATACTTGCTTAAtctaataattataattggGTGGAGTTTCTAAGACGTCTAACTTCATGAAGAGTAAGTATTCATCGAATCTAATGTGTGTAGATGGCATATACGCACGTCACTTGAAAGTGTGCATCCTAAGCATATTAGCGGATAGTCGAAGAAATTATCTTGCTGCGAATTTCCTGtcaataaagaatattttgatagtGATAACTGTGATACACTTCATGATAATGGCTATTTTGATTACGAACAGCTATTATGATTACGAACAGCTATTATGATCTAGAGCTTCGATGCGTGGGTTTTGTCAAATTTTACTATTAATCCATTCTATAATGGTAAGAGAGTAATTGACATGCTTTACTGTTcctgaaaaaaattattatggACAATGaaaatcttgaagaatCACGATTCACTTGTAATTTTCCGAATCTTCTTATTTCTGGTTATTGGAATCGTATTCCAGATCATCTgatgcatatatttgaatatcaaaTGAGAGAGAATTGCGTTACGTATAAAGGTTAAGCGACAACTTAATGTCCCATTTTTCTATTACTTTTTAGATTCCCTcattcatcatcttcatacTGCTTTGGAATTTCCTGATTAAACACTCTACATAATTTTCGGTGTTCATTATTCATACTCTTTGGGTCAGCAGTTACTGGTCTGGAACCTTTCtcaacaatattataatcTGAATacccaaaatcaataaaatagaCATTGCCTTgtgaataaagaatattccGTTCACAAATATCTCCATGAAGTATTCTACAACTATGAATGATTTTCAATTGCTCTTCGGCCTTCTCATATGTCCGTCTATCTTTGGGCAATCGATTATGTTCTCCTTTTTCAGACTCTTTATATTTTCCTTTTTCGGGctctatatattttaatatgaTAAATGGCCCTAGCGCATGATAATGTTCAcctatattgaatttaccaaatacatatttttgGTCAACATAAACGTTATTGAACAACTCTTCATCTGATAGAATCTCATATGCCAGTTTCTCGCACAGATAGGCCTTGCGACAAGTGTCGTAGGTATCTGTTCGTTCAGTCCTATAATTCTTATGATCCCTTTTCGCTTTGATGGGGTCGAAGACCTTTACAATGAATTGGTCACCATCGAAAGGTTTTATAAAAAAAGCCTCTATATCTTCCTTGTTCACCTTGAAAAGTTGAGAATTGAAAGTAAATCCACATTGAACGTCGATTTCGTCAAAGCTTCCGAGTGCAATTTCAATAGCAGAAATATGCCGTCTTCTATCTTTTACTACATGATGTTCAATTGCATTAATACAATAATCCCTAAACGGTACCTCAATATTTAATGCTATTTCATCCAAATATGACAAATACTCTTCATCTGTCTTGCGGATAAACCTATAAATCTCATTCAATCCTCTCTTAATTTCATCTAGTCGGGTCTCACTCACGGCAAAAGCTTCATATATGTATGAAATGAGCCCACCCCTTAAAGTAAGACCTGATGAATGGCAATTTAAAACTTTATGGTTTAGAGCTATGGGCTTGCCATCATTCCATTCGGCATTCTGCTCGATTATGTCCAAAGATCTCTCGATATCCATTTCAATTAGTATCGTTGTGTATGAATCTGTTAGCATGCCTTTGTCTGTGTGATTAGAAAACATTTCAGCCACTACTTGCTTGATGAATTTCTTCGTTTTTACATCTGTAAAGTCCAATATTTTTCTAGAGATCAAAATAGGTAATTTTTTGACTTCAACTAAAGCTAGAGACTGGTAATGTACTTTTTCAGCATATGCTACCATATCGGGATAAGAGTAGAATAAATCTTTGGATTGATGCGGTACTCTAGTTTGAACTCCAGCCTGACCGATGGCATTTACTTCTTCTACTTGTGGTTCAAAACGAAGCATCGATGCAGTGTATTCGCATATGGGTCTGAATAAATAGTTCATAAAATTGTTTTTGTATGTACTTTCAGCATTCGATCCAATGCCCGTCACAATTTTATAGTCTAGTTTAAAGCAAACTCCAAGCAATTTCgtaattatatttttgcTTTCATCTTGACTAAACTTTCCTGAGAATATGTCTGTTTTCAATATAGTCTGCAAATTAGTTGCAAGTCTGGCTTCGGGAATTTCCTGCttgaatgattcaaattcaatatctgCAAAAGTACCAATTAGATTGTTTTCTGTTGCCTCGCTCGTACTAGTACTACGGAGCGTATCAGGATTTAGTAAATCTCCATCATCACCCTGGAATTCATATTCGGTAAACGGCATAACACAaaagaatatgaataattctttccaCTCATTCGAATGATCTCTATAATGTGATCTTATATGATCCATATCTAAGTCCAATACATTCGTAATTTCAAACATTTTATCTAAAATCTCTCGATAGCTCACATTCTGATTATTATCgaatatttttctataGTCAAATTTAGTAATCCCGAAACTATCGATATCGATATCCATATCCATATCAGTATCAACATCAACGTCAACATCCATATCAGCATCCTCACCACCTTTTAAAATATACCGTCCAATATTCTTAGCTAAATCGTCACCGcccatttttatttatttgaatatcttcGTCCATTTCCTCTTGTGGcacttcttcaatttatagGAAACTAAAGAAAGTTAGCataaaagaaatacttGTTTCATAATTGTTTAATCTAGGGaataattgcaattttttgTGGGGTGCTTAGAGTGCGAACATCACCAAGAGTTAGTGAGTAGACGCATATAAGcaaatgaatattattagtGTAGGGTATGAAAAGGTAAGAGAATTgcatataatgaatttttggAAGGCTTACTATAATAATTGACGAATAGCATAACAAATACCACGCTGGATAGCCTACGAAAAGTAGTGCGTATCATACAAGAATAGTAATGGAAGGTAACACAGGTTTAGAATCTCTAAATGTATTTTCAGGTGAAGAGTAAGACCATTATATATGATGACCTGGTGAATCATATTACCCGGCATTATATGCTAATGTGCAGAGTAACAATAGAATACGGTTGCgaaaaatgaattagatgGCTGCACAGATCTAGCTAGACAACAGTGGATAGTATAACAAGCACCGATGCTACACAACAAGCGATAATGTGTTGAGGTTTTAGTGCAGCAGATcattatataaaatctCTCATCTCGGATTATTCtatcaaatcaattatgAGTACTACGACTGCGCATTTACGATGTAGCAAAATTGCAGCCAAAAGTAAATAACGCAATGACGTCTCAGGTTATGCATATCGGGATATTGAAATGTCCATCTCAAGTTTAAAGCAACCAAAGATGTGTTAATTTCCAATAGTGCTTACCCTTGTCTCAAATTCTCATAAGATTTTCTCCAGCTATAAGGTGGAATGAACAACTGATaaacaatttaatttcGATGGACCAATATTTGTCTTATCTTACCAGAATATcatgaaataataattattgacaatcaagaaaatgtAACTGTAccttattaattttatgaTTGCTTTGCAGGCATGTAAGAACTCTCGGACTTCGGAGCAAATCCTCGATACTCTCAAACTCTCAAAACCGGTAAACAGTTGAGTTTGAGAAACAGAAGCAAGCTAATACCCTAACAATGCCCTAAACCTTTAGCAATCTAACTATCATCCAACAGTATATAAGATCGCCATTTGTAATGTTTTAAGCATTTTACCTGTTAacaccaataataatgtctTCTACACAAAACAGTGAAAACGCTCCTATGCGCTCTGTCGTTGATACCGATTACAAGGAATCAGGTTCTGAGATGATGGCTTTGCAATGGTTCGGAAAAGAAGATGTCGCTGTCGGCAAGGTGCCTATCCCGGCCATAACTAATGACACAGACGTCATTGCCAAAGTAACAGGTACCACAATCTGTGGATCCGATTTGCACCTCTATCATGGAGAGATAatggaattgaaaaaaggTGATGTGCTTGGGCATGAATGGTGTGGAATTATAGAGGATGTTGGCCCGAGTGTTCAGAACTTCAAAAAGGGGGATAGAGTTGTTTCTAGTTTTCAAATTGCTTGTGGCGAATGCTTTTATTGCAGAGATAACTTATCGTCTATGTGCGACAAAACAAGCACATCAAGAGTGCAAGAACTGATGTATGGGACGGCTGTCAGTGGGATCTATGGCTACTCCCATTTTACTGGTGGTTATGCTGGGGGACAGGCGGAGTACGTCCGTGCTCCGCGTGCTGATTACaacttattgaagataCCTGATAAAGTGCCTGATGAGAAGGCATTATACTTATCTGACATTGTTCCTACATCCTATCATAGCGTGGTTTGTGCCGATGTTAAGAAAGGAGATACCGTAGCTATTTGGGGCTTAGGACCAATTGGGTTATGTGCCTTAAGATGGGCACAGCTTAGAGGTGCTAAGAGGGTTGTTGGTATTGATAATGTTGAAAGTCGCTTGGCTAAAGCTCAATCCATGGGATGCAAGGTTCTTAACTTCAAAGATATAGATGTAGTTAAAGAAATTCTTAACATTGTGCCAGGAGGAGTAGACTCGAGTATTGATGCTGCCGGATTTCGTTACGCAAACAAGTTGACGCATAATATTCAGCGGACTCTTGGACTTGAGACAGATACGTCTGAGGTTATAAACGAGGCCATAAAAGCTACCAGAAAGTTTGGAACTATTGCTTTGGTGGCAGATTACGCAGGATTCGCAAACCAGTTTTTAATTGGGGGTTTAATGGAAAAAGGTATCACCTTGAGAGGATGTGGACAGGCTCCTGTACAGAAATATTGGCATGAGCTATTGGAGAAGGTTGAGGCTGGTCTTTTCGATCCTACATTTATTTTGACTCATAGGTTTCCAATCGAAGAGTTTAAGGAATTATATCAAGCTTTCGATAAAAAGAAAGGAGGAATCGGAAAGGTCTTTGTTCAGACTAGATTTTCTTCACCTCCTTCTGAAGGAACACCTTCTTTGTCACATGTAAATGAACTTTTGTGAAATGAATATCtgtttatttgaataacaCATAACTTATGTATTTACTTCTGTAGAGACTATAGTAGTTTGAAAGTACCATATAAGAATTGTAATATACCTactcaaaaaaaaattattatctatcTAAAGGaagtcatcatcatcatcataataTTCACCCTCGTCAGATTCATCGGCTAATTGTTCGAAATTAACCTTATATCTTAACATTTCAATACAACAGGGATAAGCATAGTACTTTCATATATCGtgaaatcaattcttttattcATGGTATGAGAGGAAGCAATACTTTGCCCTGCTGTAATAGATTCTCTCTAGACAATCGAAAAAGAGGTGTATTAATATACCTAACTGCCTACTTATCTTTTTAAAACACTGTTGATTATATGTGTAGCATACAAAACGATATACCTATCTGAGTAATACATTACTCAACCAGCTTGATAAAGAGCAGGGCCAGCGACGATGTGCTCGTTGATTTTCGTGAGGTTGAATGGGGTCACAGGAATTGCCTCGTCGACCAAGACGACAAACGCAGTACCATTAACAATAGTATTATTGCTTTGTGGGAATACGGTTGCATTTGGCTGTAAAGTCCAAGCGGTGTTGTCAGAGGCTACCTCGTGTAGCTCTGTATATGTAGTGTTAAGTTGCGAAATCCATGCTGCATACTTTGCGGGTCCCGCAGCAAGACTATTTGTTCTGTAAAGCTTTTCGCCGGCATTATCATCGTCAGAATCAGTATTTATAATGCTACTTCCATTAAAAACCGCAGTAGTACTTCCATTATAGTGGCCTGCATTGGTATAGTTAATATTTATGGCATTCTCTACTGCGACCCATCCAACAGGTAGTCCCGGATTCTCCCAAGAAAACTCAACTTTTCTACCTGGTTTAGTTAACGTATTATTAACAGTAGAAATTGCTGGTCGAGCACCGGTAGAGTTACTTAACGCATCAGGACCATTTAGGAGTTTTAGAGCCGGAAAATTAGAGAACTCAATTTTCGGATTAGTGGCTGGGCAGGAGGTAATATAGGGAGCCAATAAGGTCCACAGGAAAGCTTGTGGAACGCCAACAATGAAATCATAAGGCATGGGGTTCAATCCCTGAAATTGgctgaaaatgaattgttGACGTGCTTCAACACTAATAGACTGCAGCAATAATGATGCTACTCCCCGAGAATCCAAATGACTCATAAACCCATAGACACCAGATTCCCCGAACCTAGTAAGTTTTTGAGAGAAAGCAATAAATTCAGGAACGGTTTCAAATGGGTAAGTATAATTGCAACGTGTTGGTGCACTTTCTCCCAACATGTTAGAGATTAATTCTGCGTGCCCTATTTCCTGGATAGACATAAAGTGAATCATTTCACGATCTGCAGAACTTAAACCAGCctcttcaaaatctttatCGGAAAACTTAGCAAGCCcataattgaaaagatcTAATTCGATATACTCTTGATTAAGCGCAAGTAGGAGTGACTGGTAATCAAAATCTGATAACGGATGATAATATGGGACAGACTCATTGTCAGTACCAATACCTCCAGTTGGAGTGTACTGGTTGGATCAAATCAGCGAACGGATCTTGCGGATTATCAACTGGATAACAATTAGTGGACGTTGATAAAAGTaatgaaaacaaaatttGCTTAATCATGGCTAGGTAACAATGTGATTTTAGTAGTTGAGAAACCACTAAATCGTAGAAGCAATCCACTACTTTATATCAATTGGACTTCATAGGTTTTCGCAACTAAGATAGTGTTGTTCAATCCGATAGCAAActtaattctttctttcaCATAGTTTCAATTTGCTATAGAATAAGGTTCTAGCAGCAACTCAATACACTTGCTATGACATTGATAACATACATGCGGtaattaaaattgataGATTTCAAGCAGCAACTCAGTTTGCTATGACTCGGGTAACATACATTCGCTACTGTTTTTGGAATCTCTCTCAAGATGAACGCTCGTTTCTTCATGCATATGGCAAAAAAATGCAACTGTGCCGCACTTGAAAAATGTACCTAGCCCTCTACTATCTAGTATGATAGCATCTTTAAATGTCTGTTTCAAACTATGAAATAGAAACCAATGGAATAGTTTCTACGAATTTCGAACCTTTTATTAATCTGAAAAATCGGGGCTTAAGCAAAGTGGAAGGGTTCCAAATAATATGCAGAATTAGTGAACTTCTTTCGGATTATCTATGTTTTGAACTCCAGGTGCTGTAGAGGGGTCATGGGAAAAGATTAGTTAGACAATCCgttgaataatataatgaCGTCATCACTCATATTAACGATTTTGTAGTCCATATGTTTTAGGAGTGATGAAGTAGTCCGGTCCGACCTGAAGTATTTATCCCATTGATCTATCTCTTTCTCATAAGTCCTTGATGTCATCTGTGGAATCAAATATGTCTTCATTCTTTCAGTAAAAGTTTTTGACTAATTCAATAGTTCATCGGACATTAACACATATTAAAAAGTCCTTGGGAGTTCAATTTCCTGCCTTTACAGGCCGTTGCGAATTGTACGAATCAGAAACTGGTTGCAATACGATCGTCTTAGATTGAGAAGTCTTCACTTACAACTTTACATGTAGAACAAGAGCTAATTAATCACTTATAGGTCATTACACATGCTAGCTATTGTCAGAATATCttattatatcatttaaaCTAGTAAAATAGATATACCTCTTAAAAATACGATCATATaagtaataaataagtTCTGATTCCGATAAATGAGGCCCCCCCCCCCTCCAAACTTTTTCAGACAACAGCTAGGAAATATTTGAACAAAAACTTATTAAATAGAGCAACTAGCTTCCTATGATACGACTTGGAGAACGTTTCTTGTGTAGCATCTTTATTGTTTAGCCCGTCTAGTCTAATAGTAGACAAAATACTACACgtgatttttcatttgatatCAAAATCCGTTGTGACCGATCAGCCTTAAGTATAGAATACACTATAAATCGTAAAAGCTAAGTTATACTGGTAACTAATTATATGCATGAGCAACTACTTAATAACATAATATGTCGTATTTTGCAGAGCTGACTCAGTACGAAGATAATAAGGATTTATCTCCAGTCTCATCATTAGGTTCTTCGCCGAGCAGCGGGACAAAAACAAACCCCAACATTTCACAAGACGGCAAGAATGGTAAAGGAAACGAAAACAAACAAAAGCATGGAAGAAGAGCAGCTAGAGCATGCAAGAGTTGCCACAGTTTAAAGGTTAAATGTACGCCTGCTGATGAAAATAACCCAAACGGACCATGCATGCGATGCCTAAACTCGAAGAGAAAGTGTGAAATTGATCCCAACCAaacaagaaagagaagaaagaaggCTGAAATACAGGAgagtaataataatttggtAAGTGCAATGCAGGAAGAAACTATTACGAAGTTACAGGATGAAGTTAATTCGCTAAAGCAACAATTGGGACAAACACCAGATATAAACAAAGAAGCAGGGGTTCCTCTGACACCAACTCCAGTTGCTTTCTTGGAGAAAGAATTGACGGCTCTTCGTGATTTCAGTACATCCAAGTTGAGTATGTTGACTAACACTTTGAAAGATACGGCTAACCGCAGGGATTCATTGTTACGGGAGGTTGaatctattgatattatcaagACAGGGTTGATTACAATAGAAGAAGCGAGGGAGCGGTTAGAGTTGTACAAGACAAAATTAAACTTACCATATTCTCTTGTGGATCTTCCTGTTGATTCTACTGTCGAGGAATTATCTGCAAATCTGCCATATTTGTTTCTTG
The nucleotide sequence above comes from Debaryomyces hansenii CBS767 chromosome A complete sequence. Encoded proteins:
- a CDS encoding DEHA2D09284p (no similarity) — encoded protein: MKTYLIPQMTSRTYEKEIDQWDKYFRSDRTTSSLLKHMDYKIVNMSDDVIILFNGLSN
- a CDS encoding DEHA2D09240p (no similarity); its protein translation is MGGDDLAKNIGRYILKGGEDADMDVDVDVDTDMDMDIDIDSFGITKFDYRKIFDNNQNVSYREILDKMFEITNVLDLDMDHIRSHYRDHSNEWKELFIFFCVMPFTEYEFQGDDGDLLNPDTLRSTSTSEATENNLIGTFADIEFESFKQEIPEARLATNLQTILKTDIFSGKFSQDESKNIITKLLGVCFKLDYKIVTGIGSNAESTYKNNFMNYLFRPICEYTASMLRFEPQVEEVNAIGQAGVQTRVPHQSKDLFYSYPDMVAYAEKVHYQSLALVEVKKLPILISRKILDFTDVKTKKFIKQVVAEMFSNHTDKGMLTDSYTTILIEMDIERSLDIIEQNAEWNDGKPIALNHKVLNCHSSGLTLRGGLISYIYEAFAVSETRLDEIKRGLNEIYRFIRKTDEEYLSYLDEIALNIEVPFRDYCINAIEHHVVKDRRRHISAIEIALGSFDEIDVQCGFTFNSQLFKVNKEDIEAFFIKPFDGDQFIVKVFDPIKAKRDHKNYRTERTDTYDTCRKAYSCEKSAYEILSDEELFNNVYVDQKYVFGKFNIGEHYHALGPFIILKYIEPEKGKYKESEKGEHNRLPKDRRTYEKAEEQLKIIHSCRILHGDICERNILYSQGNVYFIDFGYSDYNIVEKGSRPVTADPKSMNNEHRKLCRVFNQEIPKQYEDDE
- a CDS encoding DEHA2D09262p (similar to uniprot|Q5K7P7 Cryptococcus neoformans var CNM01710); translated protein: MSSTQNSENAPMRSVVDTDYKESGSEMMALQWFGKEDVAVGKVPIPAITNDTDVIAKVTGTTICGSDLHLYHGEIMELKKGDVLGHEWCGIIEDVGPSVQNFKKGDRVVSSFQIACGECFYCRDNLSSMCDKTSTSRVQESMYGTAVSGIYGYSHFTGGYAGGQAEYVRAPRADYNLLKIPDKVPDEKALYLSDIVPTSYHSVVCADVKKGDTVAIWGLGPIGLCALRWAQLRGAKRVVGIDNVESRLAKAQSMGCKVLNFKDIDVVKEILNIVPGGVDSSIDAAGFRYANKLTHNIQRTLGLETDTSEVINEAIKATRKFGTIALVADYAGFANQFLIGGLMEKGITLRGCGQAPVQKYWHELLEKVEAGLFDPTFILTHRFPIEEFKELYQAFDKKKGGIGKVFVQTRFSSPPSEGTPSLSHVNELL